The Martelella endophytica genome contains the following window.
TTTCGGTCGCCGCCGGCATGTGGATGGAGCGCTACATGCTGATCGTTACCGGGCTTTACCGCGATCATCTCGTCTCCTCCTGGGGCATGTTTCAGGCAAGCCTCTGGGACTGGGCGCTGTTTGCCGGCATGATCGGCGTCTTCCTGGCGCCGTTCCTGCTGTTCGTCCGCCTGCTGCCGATCGTCTCCGGCTTCGAGCTGAAAAAGGCGTCAGAGGAGGCCCGCCATGCCCGCTGACCGCTCCGAGACGCATTATCACGCCGCAGCCGCCGGCTTCGCCGGACCAGAGGGGCTTGCTTCCCATCTCGCAACATTGCGGCAGCGCGGCTACCGCAAGCTGGACGTTCTCGGCCCTTATTTCTCCAGGGAGATCGCCGATGGGCTCGACGCCGGCAACAACCGCGTTACCTGGATCACGCTCGCCGGCGGGCTTTTCGGCGCGCTCGCCGGGCTCGGCGTGCAGATTTATGCAAATTATGCCTATCCGCTGAATATCGGCGGGCGGCCCGTGTTCGCCTGGCAACCGCTGCCGATCATCACGCTGGAAGTCGCGGTGATGTCGGCCATCGTCTTCGCTGTGATCGGCACGCTTCTGTCCTGCC
Protein-coding sequences here:
- a CDS encoding DUF3341 domain-containing protein, with the protein product MPADRSETHYHAAAAGFAGPEGLASHLATLRQRGYRKLDVLGPYFSREIADGLDAGNNRVTWITLAGGLFGALAGLGVQIYANYAYPLNIGGRPVFAWQPLPIITLEVAVMSAIVFAVIGTLLSCRLPKLHHPDFEIPDFSTSDRFYILVHATDEQFDTARTLDDLKNLGAETVALVPLPEAPS